The Fibrobacterota bacterium genome includes a window with the following:
- the tssA gene encoding type VI secretion system protein TssA — protein MALLDELLAPISDASFCGEDGSYDPDFEAARNEADKSTENNYAIMEEASKRFLTKKSKDMRALGYLALATAMNDGLDSFGEAVTGYCRLVMEHWDDIHPKRPTARANALKWLNGERNVNLLAALNGGATYETLQTASDKLGELLAFCDQKFTENPPSFGGFIKLVKEMAEKHKPKPVETASTADSSAAAAQSGPAQGPIASTDDAYMSIQNGAYWLLENSKTDAFAYRIIRMLKWAPWQEAIPNTGGRTHFPAPYPHVLEAYRGMFDAQAWADLAKGGEDAFSGDGMGFWFDLQRFICTAMAGLGPEYSACSKAIRTELALLLSRLPTLPNLSFEDGTPFADPMTQEWIQSDVLSLLGGGGGAGPAPIKKKGDVGEEQKQASILLGEGKLEAALHVLRTGLANDSSEKNNFDRKLIMAELLYKGNKPHVARSLLEDLKSSIAAHSLAEWDPELCVSTYHLSQKVFLALMAAADEGMKHIYWEKAVEVHAQISKLDPVLAISADLK, from the coding sequence ATGGCACTGCTCGACGAACTGCTCGCCCCCATCTCCGACGCCTCGTTCTGCGGCGAGGACGGAAGCTACGATCCCGACTTCGAAGCCGCGCGCAACGAAGCCGATAAGAGCACGGAAAACAATTACGCGATCATGGAGGAAGCCTCCAAACGCTTCCTCACCAAGAAATCCAAGGACATGCGCGCGCTGGGCTACCTGGCGCTGGCCACGGCCATGAATGATGGCCTGGACAGCTTCGGCGAAGCGGTGACGGGCTATTGCCGCCTGGTCATGGAACATTGGGACGATATCCATCCCAAGCGCCCCACCGCGCGGGCCAACGCCCTCAAGTGGCTGAACGGGGAACGCAACGTCAATCTGCTCGCCGCCCTGAACGGTGGCGCCACTTACGAAACCCTGCAAACCGCCAGCGACAAGCTCGGCGAGCTGCTCGCCTTTTGCGATCAGAAGTTCACGGAGAATCCCCCTTCCTTCGGCGGCTTCATCAAGCTGGTGAAAGAGATGGCGGAGAAGCATAAGCCCAAACCGGTCGAAACCGCCTCGACTGCCGACTCCTCCGCCGCGGCGGCCCAGTCAGGGCCGGCCCAAGGGCCTATCGCGTCCACGGATGATGCCTACATGTCGATCCAGAATGGCGCCTACTGGCTGCTGGAGAATTCCAAAACGGATGCATTCGCCTATCGGATCATCCGCATGCTGAAATGGGCCCCCTGGCAGGAGGCGATTCCCAATACCGGCGGGCGCACCCACTTCCCCGCCCCATATCCGCATGTCCTGGAGGCTTATCGTGGCATGTTCGATGCCCAAGCCTGGGCCGACTTGGCCAAGGGCGGCGAGGACGCCTTTTCCGGGGACGGGATGGGATTCTGGTTCGACCTGCAGCGGTTCATCTGCACGGCCATGGCCGGCTTGGGGCCCGAGTACTCCGCCTGCTCCAAAGCCATCCGTACCGAGCTGGCCCTGCTCCTGTCGCGCCTACCGACCCTCCCGAACCTGTCCTTCGAAGACGGTACCCCCTTCGCCGACCCCATGACCCAGGAATGGATCCAGTCGGACGTGCTTTCCCTTTTGGGCGGCGGCGGCGGCGCTGGACCGGCCCCCATCAAGAAAAAGGGCGACGTGGGCGAAGAGCAGAAACAGGCTTCCATCCTGCTGGGCGAAGGCAAGCTGGAGGCGGCCCTGCATGTGCTCCGGACCGGCCTGGCCAATGATTCCAGCGAAAAGAACAACTTCGATCGCAAGTTGATAATGGCGGAATTGCTCTATAAGGGCAACAAGCCTCACGTCGCGCGCTCGCTCCTGGAGGACCTGAAATCGTCCATCGCGGCGCATTCCCTGGCCGAATGGGACCCCGAATTATGCGTCTCTACCTACCATTTGTCCCAGAAGGTGTTCCTGGCCCTGATGGCCGCCGCCGACGAGGGGATGAAACATATCTACTGGGAAAAGGCCGTTGAGGTTCACGCCCAAATATCTAAATTGGACCCCGTCCTAGCCATTAGCGCCGATCTCAAGTAA
- the tssK gene encoding type VI secretion system baseplate subunit TssK, producing the protein MSDKVIWLEGMVLSPQHLQQADLLADGSIHARLQFLSPFYYGLASLEIERDSLDNGFLSVKDCSGIFPDGTHFSAPRTDPLPDQRQFESFFPASRENLGVHLAVPAYAAGNANLAFGAEGKPARFQGQPREIPDGNSGGNPKELVFGRLNLRLLFDGESATGFQTLKIAELVRDAQGRVLPSDLFFPTAVRIAAAHGLTGQLKRLMESCIQKSNYLMGQRAQKSTGIAQFNAEALTNYLLLAAINGSLPEIIHFHNHPFAHPEALFRRLISFAGSLVSFGQDAKATDMPKYVHGDLQACFRPLFQLLETLLGVTVPTGYRVFPLTKTSPIQYSANMRDADFNTLKQFYLGVSAQASEVEIITTVQRKAKLAPVGRLEMMVNAALPGVPLVPEAAAPSSIPAKAGFKYFRLQQGGELWDQVMQTKALAIHMPSDLPSTKLELIATTE; encoded by the coding sequence ATGAGCGATAAGGTCATCTGGCTGGAAGGCATGGTCCTCTCCCCGCAACACTTGCAACAAGCCGATCTCCTCGCGGATGGGTCCATCCACGCCCGCTTGCAATTCCTTTCGCCATTCTATTACGGACTGGCGTCCCTCGAGATCGAACGCGATTCCCTCGACAACGGATTCCTTTCGGTGAAGGATTGTTCCGGCATCTTCCCCGACGGCACCCACTTTTCCGCCCCTCGTACCGATCCCTTGCCCGATCAGCGGCAATTCGAATCCTTCTTCCCCGCCTCCCGGGAAAACCTGGGCGTACATCTGGCCGTGCCCGCTTACGCTGCCGGCAACGCCAATCTCGCCTTCGGCGCCGAGGGAAAGCCCGCCCGCTTCCAAGGGCAACCCCGGGAAATCCCGGACGGCAATTCCGGGGGAAATCCGAAGGAACTCGTTTTCGGACGGCTGAACCTGCGTCTCCTTTTCGACGGGGAATCGGCCACCGGTTTCCAGACCTTGAAGATCGCCGAACTGGTGCGGGATGCGCAAGGACGCGTTCTGCCCAGCGATCTGTTCTTTCCCACCGCGGTGCGCATCGCGGCGGCCCATGGGCTTACCGGCCAGCTGAAGAGGCTGATGGAAAGCTGTATCCAGAAGAGCAATTACCTGATGGGGCAGCGCGCGCAAAAGAGCACGGGCATCGCCCAATTCAACGCCGAGGCGCTCACCAATTACCTCCTGCTGGCTGCCATCAACGGTTCCCTGCCCGAGATCATCCATTTCCATAACCATCCCTTCGCCCATCCCGAAGCCTTGTTCCGCCGCCTGATTTCCTTCGCGGGGAGCTTGGTGAGCTTCGGCCAGGATGCCAAGGCGACGGACATGCCGAAATACGTGCATGGCGATTTGCAGGCCTGTTTCCGCCCGCTTTTCCAATTACTCGAAACCCTGTTGGGCGTGACCGTGCCTACGGGCTACCGCGTTTTCCCGCTCACGAAGACGAGCCCGATCCAATATTCCGCGAACATGCGCGATGCGGACTTCAACACCCTCAAGCAATTCTACCTGGGAGTATCGGCCCAGGCCTCGGAGGTGGAAATCATCACCACCGTTCAGCGTAAGGCCAAGCTCGCGCCCGTGGGCCGTTTGGAAATGATGGTCAATGCCGCCCTTCCCGGCGTCCCGCTGGTGCCGGAAGCCGCGGCCCCGTCCTCGATTCCCGCCAAGGCCGGATTCAAGTATTTCCGCTTGCAGCAAGGCGGGGAACTCTGGGATCAAGTCATGCAGACGAAAGCGCTGGCGATCCATATGCCTTCGGATCTGCCTTCGACCAAGCTGGAATTGATAGCGACGACGGAATGA
- the icmH gene encoding type IVB secretion system protein IcmH/DotU, with translation MMQPGQKRVLQQPLQPAMRTAYGQGGGMDWADGAVQTLFGQGGASAGQTLFGSAGGDKEAPSLAILATDVLLLGVKIRETANLGQPEQMRRLLNSYFKDFERSALTYRKAPEAAEQARYALAAFIDETIVNTENNCRETWIADPLAVTYFNDSLAGENFFKRLEALLPDMQRNLEIIEVYYLCLALGFQGRYRLSGPEVLPNVVRNLLKRIEGIKGEPPKAVSPSAYVHPGVKGQERSGRGLVIATSIFLVVSALLYGVLMFASDGALDPARETIERLQSKVPAP, from the coding sequence ATGATGCAACCCGGACAGAAACGCGTCCTGCAACAACCCCTCCAGCCCGCCATGCGCACGGCGTACGGCCAGGGGGGCGGCATGGATTGGGCCGATGGCGCCGTGCAAACCTTGTTCGGCCAAGGCGGGGCCAGCGCGGGCCAAACCTTGTTCGGGTCGGCGGGCGGGGACAAGGAAGCCCCGAGCCTGGCCATCCTGGCGACCGACGTTCTCCTTCTCGGCGTCAAGATCCGGGAGACGGCCAACCTGGGCCAGCCCGAGCAGATGCGGCGTTTGCTGAACTCGTACTTCAAGGATTTCGAACGCTCCGCCCTGACCTACCGTAAAGCCCCCGAAGCGGCGGAGCAGGCCCGCTACGCCTTGGCCGCCTTCATCGACGAAACCATCGTCAATACCGAGAATAATTGCCGGGAGACCTGGATCGCCGATCCTCTGGCGGTGACCTATTTCAACGACAGCCTGGCGGGCGAGAATTTCTTCAAGCGCCTGGAAGCCTTGCTGCCCGATATGCAGCGCAACCTCGAGATCATCGAGGTGTACTACCTCTGCCTGGCCCTGGGGTTCCAGGGACGTTACCGCCTTTCGGGACCGGAGGTCTTGCCCAACGTGGTCCGCAACCTGCTGAAGCGGATCGAAGGCATCAAGGGCGAACCGCCCAAGGCCGTTTCCCCTTCGGCCTACGTCCATCCCGGTGTGAAGGGACAAGAACGGAGCGGGCGGGGACTGGTCATCGCCACTTCGATCTTCCTGGTCGTATCCGCGTTGTTGTACGGAGTGCTCATGTTCGCCAGCGACGGGGCGCTCGATCCGGCCCGCGAGACGATTGAGCGGCTGCAAAGCAAGGTCCCCGCGCCATGA
- the tssC gene encoding type VI secretion system contractile sheath large subunit, with product MAEDKKSLVNEILEYMDIKAAPDKPVDLLQFREEADIAEVEANKRITAALRVFIGAISDSSTTVEKIDKTVLDHQIAAIDEKISAQLDAILHHPEYQKLESAWKGLKFLVDRTDFRKNIKIEILDASKQALLEDFEDSPETIQTGLYKHIYTQEYDTPGGEPVGAIVSNYEFTSKPQDVSLLQNVSKISASAHCPFIGSVGAQFFNRKNASELPAIEDLSNYMERAEYLKWKAFRESEDSRYVGLVLPRFLLRLPYGPDTVPVKEFVYKEKVTGDQHDKYLWGNATFALAANLSRAFADNGWCVNIRGPEAGGKLEDLPIHLYDVGKGNQMKIPTEILIPETREFEFANQGFIPLSFYKNRNYACFFSANSSQKPQLYDDPNVTANSRINSRLPYIFLSSRLAHYLKVIQRENIGATKNAQVLQDELNNWLKNLVTEMKNPSPSVAAQRPLSAANVTVAEIADNPGFYRVTMAVSPHFQVEGIDVNLQMVSQMPKGK from the coding sequence ATGGCCGAAGATAAGAAAAGCCTAGTCAACGAGATCCTGGAATACATGGACATCAAGGCGGCGCCCGATAAGCCCGTCGACCTGCTCCAATTCCGGGAAGAGGCGGACATCGCCGAAGTGGAAGCCAACAAGCGCATTACCGCCGCTCTGCGCGTATTCATCGGGGCGATTTCCGACAGCAGCACCACCGTCGAGAAGATCGATAAGACCGTACTCGATCATCAGATCGCCGCCATCGACGAAAAGATCTCCGCCCAGCTGGACGCCATCCTGCACCATCCCGAGTACCAGAAGCTGGAGTCGGCGTGGAAGGGCCTGAAGTTCCTGGTCGATCGGACCGACTTCCGCAAGAACATCAAGATCGAAATCCTGGACGCGTCCAAGCAGGCCTTGCTGGAAGACTTCGAGGATTCCCCCGAGACCATCCAGACCGGGCTCTACAAGCATATCTATACCCAGGAATACGACACCCCCGGCGGCGAGCCCGTGGGCGCCATCGTTTCCAATTACGAGTTCACGTCCAAGCCGCAGGACGTTTCCCTGTTGCAGAACGTGTCCAAGATTTCGGCCTCGGCGCATTGCCCGTTCATCGGTTCGGTCGGCGCGCAATTCTTCAATCGCAAGAACGCGAGCGAATTGCCGGCCATCGAAGACCTTTCCAATTACATGGAACGCGCCGAATACCTGAAGTGGAAGGCCTTCCGCGAATCGGAAGACTCCCGCTACGTCGGCCTCGTGCTGCCCCGCTTCCTGCTCCGTCTCCCCTATGGCCCGGATACCGTCCCGGTCAAGGAGTTCGTTTACAAGGAAAAGGTCACCGGCGATCAGCATGACAAGTACCTGTGGGGCAATGCGACGTTCGCCTTGGCGGCCAATCTGTCCCGCGCCTTCGCCGACAACGGCTGGTGCGTGAACATCCGCGGGCCGGAAGCGGGCGGTAAGCTGGAAGACCTACCCATCCATCTTTACGATGTGGGCAAGGGCAACCAGATGAAGATCCCCACAGAGATCCTCATCCCGGAAACCCGCGAATTCGAATTCGCCAATCAGGGCTTCATCCCGCTTTCCTTCTACAAGAACCGTAATTACGCTTGCTTCTTCTCGGCCAACTCGTCGCAGAAGCCCCAGCTCTACGATGATCCCAACGTGACCGCCAACAGCCGGATCAACTCCCGGCTGCCGTACATCTTCCTCAGCTCGCGCTTGGCCCATTACCTGAAGGTGATCCAACGCGAGAACATCGGCGCGACCAAGAACGCCCAGGTGCTGCAGGACGAGCTGAACAATTGGCTGAAGAACCTGGTCACCGAGATGAAGAACCCGAGCCCGTCGGTGGCCGCGCAGCGCCCGTTGAGCGCCGCCAACGTGACAGTCGCCGAAATCGCGGACAACCCCGGCTTCTATCGCGTCACCATGGCGGTGAGCCCCCACTTCCAGGTGGAAGGCATCGACGTGAACCTTCAGATGGTTTCGCAGATGCCGAAGGGCAAGTAG
- the lexA gene encoding transcriptional repressor LexA, whose protein sequence is MKKDRKALTPRQREVFEFIKERIGQSNRPPTLREIGQRFEISSTNGVRSILAALVKKGFIARSPKLSRGIDLPQGLREPRIPGDFASDEAKVFEVPIVGRVAAGAPILAVENLEGTVVVDRDFLMRQQNVFALRVHGDSMKDAGIHHGDLVFARQQNSAERGQIVVALIGEETTVKYYFPESGRVRLEPANEAFGPIIVDNSMPDFSILGRIIGVMRRYH, encoded by the coding sequence GTGAAAAAGGATCGAAAAGCCTTAACGCCGCGTCAGCGTGAGGTTTTCGAATTCATCAAGGAGCGGATCGGCCAAAGCAACCGTCCTCCCACCTTGCGGGAAATCGGGCAACGCTTCGAGATTTCTTCCACCAACGGGGTGCGTAGCATTCTGGCGGCCTTGGTCAAAAAGGGTTTCATCGCCCGGTCCCCCAAGCTTTCCCGCGGCATCGATCTCCCCCAAGGCCTACGGGAGCCGAGGATTCCGGGCGACTTCGCCAGCGACGAAGCCAAGGTTTTCGAAGTGCCCATCGTCGGGCGGGTAGCCGCCGGCGCTCCGATCCTCGCCGTAGAGAATTTGGAAGGGACGGTGGTAGTCGATCGGGATTTCCTCATGCGCCAACAGAACGTATTCGCTTTGCGCGTCCATGGGGACAGCATGAAGGATGCGGGAATCCATCACGGCGATCTCGTTTTCGCCCGCCAACAGAACAGCGCCGAGCGCGGCCAAATCGTGGTCGCCCTGATCGGCGAGGAAACCACGGTGAAATATTATTTCCCGGAGTCCGGCCGCGTACGGCTGGAGCCTGCTAACGAAGCCTTCGGGCCCATCATCGTGGATAATTCCATGCCCGACTTCTCCATTCTGGGCAGAATCATCGGCGTCATGCGTCGATATCATTAA
- the tssB gene encoding type VI secretion system contractile sheath small subunit produces the protein MAGSFQNEIPPARVNIKLDIDKGGAQKKVELPFKMLVLGDFSQKGDTGRIVDKEKININKDNFNQVMESMDLGLNMSVENKINPGGGDLKVDLKFKNIKDFSPLEIVKQVPQLSKLLAARNLVKDLKSNLMDNKEFRKKLEGIMQDKTAMDSLVAELDKIVPMDDNGAKAAE, from the coding sequence ATGGCCGGCAGCTTCCAAAACGAAATCCCCCCAGCGCGGGTCAACATCAAACTGGATATCGACAAGGGAGGCGCCCAAAAAAAGGTCGAGCTCCCCTTCAAGATGCTCGTGCTCGGCGACTTCTCCCAAAAGGGGGATACGGGCCGCATCGTCGATAAAGAGAAGATCAACATCAATAAGGACAACTTCAACCAGGTGATGGAGTCCATGGATCTCGGCCTCAACATGAGCGTCGAGAACAAGATCAATCCCGGCGGCGGCGATCTGAAGGTGGATCTGAAATTCAAGAACATCAAGGATTTCAGCCCTCTCGAGATCGTGAAGCAGGTGCCGCAGCTCTCCAAGCTCCTGGCCGCCCGCAACCTGGTCAAGGACCTGAAGTCCAACCTGATGGATAACAAGGAATTCCGCAAGAAGCTGGAAGGCATCATGCAGGACAAGACCGCCATGGACAGCCTGGTGGCCGAGCTCGACAAGATCGTCCCCATGGACGACAACGGCGCCAAGGCCGCGGAATAA
- the tssM gene encoding type VI secretion system membrane subunit TssM, with protein sequence MKIFKSAAFWILVAGFLIALILFFLLPVFGAKGIGLRLMWTALPLLLAGLTALILAILRLKKALKGQEQTTANPFEAEAAAKTWLEPLKAETRSALDILKQSGKGKAKMGQDPLDVFRFYLVLGGPGSGKTSLLEHAGIHFPRRFPSSAELAKQTQHFSQWWFSNQGIFLEAPNRYATGEEGDDEFQYWLAQLSKEGKRTALDGLLLVVSLRELLDGGPGVGELAARYRERIALAMGTLRLELPIYLVFTHTDIIPGFREYFENMQEPENHQVFGATFALRGNLAPARQRFEREYKKIWESLQARTPQRLSQAPDPSRRKQIFLFPNEFGAAQERIAVFVEQLFKDTMRRERAAFRGFFLTSVMPSQASDFAKANDPFADAGGEAAHFLDHKAKLRGPAASKSPDSLSRPRSMFTFLLFGGVLKNDKSLAQIPGYRLGSLSRQSLIASSIMAVAGLAILVYGLIGFFGSRAYLSSVAKSVSEAGRLQWRSQTDFRAEYDVLGALLAKIKEIRADGGGHLPPGFRHSSEALELASTAHTIELNRMIALDGLRALGASLEMGSKYDNPSQHAHLRENLKLYLLLTTEGQSHLKEIKAAELSELLSPLWAQEAANKFGAENLPGNLESGLEDHAAQYADRFMRQQTPPLAKSDAPLVQTARQSLLGTPSIEGLYASIVASEDPARDLGLTEMGVPPDAALKSNAKVRAFYTKAAFDDDAMDRLAQGAAEPHQRDWVLGEGAVAALPPEMQDQKQLYRALVDKYYQEYAAEWMHLLQSLSVRLPGEPGQASGKLSGFASATQGLPAVLSRLLVETNLLAPPPAGTGAVEKKLGKAGQLLSMALEARDADKRRLKEQFKFVEELNGGPSGGGLLQDYFTAARGLSEVLGKLAQAGDNGGEVMDAAQALFAGKAESPMNNCWNAAKGITARYESQTWLTPLLENPVRDVAGYLANAAGSQLEAAYKSKVVSFYEANLKGRYPLVKSGGNEANLEDLKAFFAPDKGPFTQFYSGKLAPFVKVEEETISPRHWNGIRIGFAPGALEGISKAYSVQRRLYSDAGLRIYNLNVTLAESRNTAKVTFRLGEDKIAVKPGEGQARFTFRWPNENSYKGAEILVDNVNGGSEGRRVDGAWGFNRLLDGARAFAPRPGGLTAKWRFNVAGKYDVDVTMEGNIPDRENPFTTPDFYKFDLAPSLIGGDGRVSME encoded by the coding sequence ATGAAGATCTTCAAGTCCGCCGCCTTCTGGATCCTGGTCGCGGGATTCCTGATCGCCTTGATCCTGTTCTTCCTGCTGCCGGTCTTCGGGGCCAAGGGCATCGGCCTGCGCCTGATGTGGACGGCGCTCCCGTTGCTGCTGGCGGGGCTGACGGCCCTGATCCTCGCCATCCTACGGCTTAAGAAAGCACTCAAGGGGCAAGAGCAGACGACCGCAAATCCCTTCGAAGCCGAGGCCGCGGCCAAAACCTGGCTGGAACCGCTCAAGGCCGAGACCCGTTCCGCCCTCGACATCCTGAAGCAATCGGGTAAGGGCAAGGCCAAGATGGGCCAGGATCCGCTCGACGTCTTCCGGTTCTATCTCGTGCTCGGCGGCCCGGGCTCGGGTAAGACCAGCCTGCTGGAGCATGCGGGCATCCATTTCCCGCGGCGCTTCCCTTCGTCGGCGGAACTCGCCAAGCAGACCCAGCATTTCTCGCAGTGGTGGTTCAGCAACCAGGGCATTTTCCTGGAGGCCCCGAATCGCTACGCCACCGGCGAAGAGGGCGACGACGAATTCCAATATTGGCTGGCGCAGCTTTCCAAGGAAGGCAAACGCACCGCGCTCGACGGCTTGCTATTGGTGGTGAGCCTGCGGGAATTGCTGGACGGCGGGCCCGGGGTCGGGGAACTCGCCGCGCGTTACCGCGAGCGGATCGCCTTGGCCATGGGCACGCTACGCCTGGAACTCCCCATCTACCTGGTTTTCACGCATACCGACATCATCCCGGGCTTCCGGGAGTATTTCGAGAACATGCAGGAGCCCGAGAACCACCAGGTTTTCGGCGCCACCTTCGCCTTGCGCGGCAACCTGGCGCCGGCGCGCCAACGCTTCGAGCGCGAATACAAGAAGATCTGGGAATCGTTGCAGGCGCGCACGCCCCAGCGCCTTTCGCAGGCGCCCGATCCTTCGCGGCGCAAGCAAATCTTCCTTTTCCCCAACGAGTTCGGCGCGGCCCAGGAGCGCATCGCCGTCTTCGTCGAACAGTTGTTCAAGGACACCATGCGGCGCGAACGCGCCGCCTTCCGCGGCTTCTTCCTCACCAGCGTGATGCCCAGCCAAGCCTCCGATTTCGCGAAAGCCAACGATCCCTTCGCGGATGCCGGCGGCGAAGCCGCCCATTTCCTGGATCATAAGGCCAAGCTGCGCGGGCCCGCCGCCTCCAAGTCGCCCGATTCCTTGAGCCGGCCCCGGTCCATGTTCACCTTCCTCCTCTTCGGCGGGGTGCTCAAGAACGACAAGTCGCTGGCGCAGATCCCCGGCTACCGCCTGGGAAGCCTTTCGCGGCAATCCCTCATCGCTTCTTCCATCATGGCCGTCGCGGGCCTGGCCATCCTCGTTTATGGATTGATCGGATTCTTCGGCAGCCGCGCCTACCTGTCCAGCGTCGCCAAAAGCGTCTCCGAGGCCGGACGGTTGCAATGGCGGTCGCAAACGGATTTCCGGGCCGAGTACGATGTGCTCGGGGCCCTGCTGGCGAAGATTAAGGAGATAAGGGCCGATGGCGGCGGGCATTTGCCGCCGGGCTTCCGCCATTCTTCGGAGGCCCTCGAACTCGCGTCCACGGCGCATACCATCGAACTCAACCGGATGATCGCCCTCGACGGGCTGCGGGCGCTGGGAGCTTCCCTGGAAATGGGATCGAAATACGATAACCCCTCCCAGCATGCGCATCTGCGGGAAAACCTGAAGCTCTATCTTTTGCTCACCACCGAAGGCCAATCCCATTTGAAGGAGATTAAAGCCGCGGAATTGTCCGAGCTGTTGTCCCCGCTGTGGGCCCAGGAAGCCGCCAACAAATTCGGCGCGGAAAACCTTCCCGGCAACCTGGAGTCGGGCCTGGAAGATCATGCCGCGCAATATGCCGACAGGTTCATGCGCCAGCAAACCCCGCCTTTGGCCAAGAGCGACGCGCCCCTGGTGCAAACCGCGCGGCAAAGCTTGTTGGGCACCCCCAGCATCGAAGGGCTCTACGCATCCATCGTCGCATCCGAGGATCCCGCGCGCGATCTGGGATTGACCGAGATGGGCGTTCCGCCCGATGCGGCCCTGAAGAGCAATGCCAAGGTGCGCGCGTTCTACACCAAGGCCGCCTTCGACGATGACGCCATGGACCGCTTGGCCCAGGGAGCGGCCGAGCCCCATCAACGCGATTGGGTGCTGGGCGAAGGCGCGGTGGCCGCCTTGCCGCCCGAGATGCAGGATCAGAAGCAGTTGTACCGCGCCTTGGTGGACAAGTATTACCAGGAGTACGCCGCCGAGTGGATGCACCTCTTGCAAAGCCTGTCGGTACGCCTGCCCGGCGAACCGGGCCAGGCTTCCGGCAAGTTGAGCGGATTCGCTTCCGCCACCCAGGGACTGCCCGCCGTGCTTTCCCGCTTGCTGGTAGAGACCAATCTTCTTGCCCCTCCCCCGGCCGGCACCGGGGCGGTGGAAAAGAAACTGGGGAAGGCCGGCCAACTCCTGTCCATGGCTTTGGAAGCGCGCGATGCGGACAAGCGACGGCTGAAGGAGCAATTCAAGTTCGTGGAAGAGCTGAACGGGGGCCCCTCGGGCGGCGGATTGCTGCAAGACTATTTCACGGCGGCCCGCGGGCTTTCGGAAGTGTTGGGTAAGCTCGCGCAGGCCGGGGACAACGGCGGCGAGGTGATGGACGCGGCCCAGGCCCTCTTCGCCGGCAAGGCCGAAAGCCCCATGAACAACTGTTGGAACGCAGCCAAGGGCATCACCGCGCGCTACGAAAGCCAAACCTGGCTGACGCCCCTTTTGGAAAATCCGGTGCGCGACGTGGCCGGCTATCTGGCCAATGCCGCGGGCAGCCAACTCGAAGCCGCCTACAAGTCCAAGGTGGTTTCCTTCTACGAAGCCAACCTCAAGGGGCGCTATCCCCTGGTCAAATCCGGCGGCAACGAAGCCAATCTCGAGGACCTGAAAGCCTTCTTCGCCCCGGACAAGGGCCCCTTCACCCAATTCTATTCCGGCAAGCTCGCGCCCTTCGTGAAGGTGGAAGAGGAAACCATCAGCCCCAGGCATTGGAACGGGATCCGCATAGGCTTCGCGCCGGGAGCGCTGGAAGGCATCAGCAAAGCCTACTCGGTCCAGCGCCGGCTTTATTCGGACGCGGGCCTGCGCATTTACAACCTGAACGTCACCCTGGCCGAATCGCGCAATACCGCCAAGGTCACCTTCCGGCTGGGCGAGGATAAGATCGCCGTGAAACCCGGCGAAGGGCAGGCGCGTTTCACCTTCCGTTGGCCTAACGAGAACAGTTACAAGGGCGCCGAGATCCTGGTCGACAACGTGAACGGGGGCTCGGAGGGCCGCCGGGTGGACGGGGCCTGGGGTTTCAACCGCTTACTCGACGGCGCGCGCGCCTTCGCTCCCCGTCCGGGCGGGCTCACAGCCAAATGGCGCTTCAACGTCGCCGGCAAGTACGACGTGGACGTGACCATGGAAGGCAATATCCCGGATCGCGAGAATCCGTTCACTACGCCGGACTTCTACAAATTCGATCTGGCGCCGAGCCTGATCGGGGGGGATGGCAGGGTGAGCATGGAATGA